From one Dama dama isolate Ldn47 chromosome 4, ASM3311817v1, whole genome shotgun sequence genomic stretch:
- the LOC133054915 gene encoding leukocyte-associated immunoglobulin-like receptor 1 isoform X3 has translation MARGPSTLLGLALCLAQMACTQQGTLPRPSISAEPGSVVPWGRPVSIVCRGPAGVTTFRLEKDNRHNYTDVAVTSGGEQETEARLHITALHKDNVGRYCCIYGTESSWSERSETLSLEGTEEAVSALPTGPPGGGSSSTAQCCSSAGRPRSNDEEQRHQGRLSPAVDVLDGTPDVASVDRFPDMDGEVGTSTPAAGGPQEVTYAQLNHKPLTQRAARAVSPPSTEPLAESSTYATIARH, from the exons GgaccttgcccagaccctccatCTCAGCTGAGCCGGGCTCTGTGGTGCCCTGGGGGCGGCCGGTGAGCATCGTGTGCCGGGGCCCTGCCGGAGTTACGACCTTCCGCCTGGAGAAGGACAATAGACACAACTACACGGATGTGGCTGTCACGTCCGGAGGTGAACAGGAGACGGAGGCCAGACTTCACATCACCGCCCTGCATAAAGACAACGTCGGGCGTTATTGCTGCATCTATGGAACAGAGTCCAGCTGGTCTGAGCGCAGCGAGACCCTGAGCCTGGAGGGGACCGAGGAGGCCGTCTCTGCCCTGCCTACAG GACCCCCTGGAGGCGGCAGCTCCTCCACCGCTCAGTGCTGCTCCTCCGCTG GACGGCCCAGAAGCAACGACGAGGAGCAGAGACACCAGGGGAG GCTCAGCCCAGCTGTGGATGTCCTAGATGGGACCCCAG ATGTGGCCAGCGTTGACAGATTTCCTGACATGGACGGAGAGGTGGGCACCTCG ACCCCTGCTGCAGGAGGCCCCCAAGAGGTGACCTACGCCCAGCTGAACCACAAGCCCCTCACCCAGAGGGCGGCCAGAGCTGTGTCCCCGCCATCCACAGAGCCCCTGGCCGAGTCCAGCACGTATGCAACCATTGCCAGACATTGA
- the LOC133054915 gene encoding leukocyte-associated immunoglobulin-like receptor 1 isoform X1, producing MARGPSTLLGLALCLAQMACTQQGTLPRPSISAEPGSVVPWGRPVSIVCRGPAGVTTFRLEKDNRHNYTDVAVTSGGEQETEARLHITALHKDNVGRYCCIYGTESSWSERSETLSLEGTEEAVSALPTGPPGGGSSSTAQCCSSAAPTGLSTEQVYILIGVSVAFLLFLFLLVLLLLHHQHQRKRGRPRSNDEEQRHQGRLSPAVDVLDGTPDVASVDRFPDMDGEVGTSTPAAGGPQEVTYAQLNHKPLTQRAARAVSPPSTEPLAESSTYATIARH from the exons GgaccttgcccagaccctccatCTCAGCTGAGCCGGGCTCTGTGGTGCCCTGGGGGCGGCCGGTGAGCATCGTGTGCCGGGGCCCTGCCGGAGTTACGACCTTCCGCCTGGAGAAGGACAATAGACACAACTACACGGATGTGGCTGTCACGTCCGGAGGTGAACAGGAGACGGAGGCCAGACTTCACATCACCGCCCTGCATAAAGACAACGTCGGGCGTTATTGCTGCATCTATGGAACAGAGTCCAGCTGGTCTGAGCGCAGCGAGACCCTGAGCCTGGAGGGGACCGAGGAGGCCGTCTCTGCCCTGCCTACAG GACCCCCTGGAGGCGGCAGCTCCTCCACCGCTCAGTGCTGCTCCTCCGCTG CTCCCACAGGCCTGTCGACGGAGCAGGTTTATATTCTCATCGGGGTCTCTGTggcctttctcctttttctcttcctcttggtccttctcctcctccatcatCAGCACCAGAGAAAACGAG GACGGCCCAGAAGCAACGACGAGGAGCAGAGACACCAGGGGAG GCTCAGCCCAGCTGTGGATGTCCTAGATGGGACCCCAG ATGTGGCCAGCGTTGACAGATTTCCTGACATGGACGGAGAGGTGGGCACCTCG ACCCCTGCTGCAGGAGGCCCCCAAGAGGTGACCTACGCCCAGCTGAACCACAAGCCCCTCACCCAGAGGGCGGCCAGAGCTGTGTCCCCGCCATCCACAGAGCCCCTGGCCGAGTCCAGCACGTATGCAACCATTGCCAGACATTGA
- the LOC133054915 gene encoding leukocyte-associated immunoglobulin-like receptor 1 isoform X2, whose amino-acid sequence MARGPSTLLGLALCLAQMACTQQGTLPRPSISAEPGSVVPWGRPVSIVCRGPAGVTTFRLEKDNRHNYTDVAVTSGGEQETEARLHITALHKDNVGRYCCIYGTESSWSERSETLSLEGTEEAVSALPTGLSTEQVYILIGVSVAFLLFLFLLVLLLLHHQHQRKRGRPRSNDEEQRHQGRLSPAVDVLDGTPDVASVDRFPDMDGEVGTSTPAAGGPQEVTYAQLNHKPLTQRAARAVSPPSTEPLAESSTYATIARH is encoded by the exons GgaccttgcccagaccctccatCTCAGCTGAGCCGGGCTCTGTGGTGCCCTGGGGGCGGCCGGTGAGCATCGTGTGCCGGGGCCCTGCCGGAGTTACGACCTTCCGCCTGGAGAAGGACAATAGACACAACTACACGGATGTGGCTGTCACGTCCGGAGGTGAACAGGAGACGGAGGCCAGACTTCACATCACCGCCCTGCATAAAGACAACGTCGGGCGTTATTGCTGCATCTATGGAACAGAGTCCAGCTGGTCTGAGCGCAGCGAGACCCTGAGCCTGGAGGGGACCGAGGAGGCCGTCTCTGCCCTGCCTACAG GCCTGTCGACGGAGCAGGTTTATATTCTCATCGGGGTCTCTGTggcctttctcctttttctcttcctcttggtccttctcctcctccatcatCAGCACCAGAGAAAACGAG GACGGCCCAGAAGCAACGACGAGGAGCAGAGACACCAGGGGAG GCTCAGCCCAGCTGTGGATGTCCTAGATGGGACCCCAG ATGTGGCCAGCGTTGACAGATTTCCTGACATGGACGGAGAGGTGGGCACCTCG ACCCCTGCTGCAGGAGGCCCCCAAGAGGTGACCTACGCCCAGCTGAACCACAAGCCCCTCACCCAGAGGGCGGCCAGAGCTGTGTCCCCGCCATCCACAGAGCCCCTGGCCGAGTCCAGCACGTATGCAACCATTGCCAGACATTGA
- the LOC133054919 gene encoding leukocyte immunoglobulin-like receptor subfamily A member 6: MAPTLPALLCLGLSVGLRTQVQAETPPKPTIWAEPGSVVPWGSPVTIWCQGTLGAQEFRLDKEGSSVPWDRQKPLAPGDKAKFSIPQMTEQHAGRCWCYYLRGTRWSELSDPLELVVTGSHGKPRLSALPSPVVTSGGNVTLQCGSRWGFNRFLLTKEGEDESSRTLDRQRSPDGQTQALFPVGPVSPGHGWTFRCYGFKRDTPQVWSAPSDPLELLVPGLSGKPSLLTPQGPVVTSGQNLTLQCRSDVGYARFALSKEGGRDLPQRPARRAQGGLSQADFPLGPVGTVHGGRYRCYGGHGLSSEWSAPSDPLELLVAGEGPAGLLRDRPSLSARPGPSVAPGESVTLLCQLGNRTDTFLLSQEGAAHRPLRLHAQDQGGRFRAEFSLSPVSSAHGGTYRCYRALSGDSYLLSWPSEPLALLVSDYTVQNLIRMGLAASVLLLLGVLLCQARHDRGGARAAARS, encoded by the exons AtggcccccaccctccccgcccTGCTCTGCCTCG GGCTGAGTGTGGGCCTGAGGACCCAGGTGCAGGCTG AGACCCCCCCCAAACCCACCATCTGGGCTGAGCCgggctctgtggtcccctggGGGAGCCCCGTGACCATCTGGTGTCAGGGGACCCTAGGGGCCCAGGAGTTCCGTCTGGATAAAGAGGGAAGCTCAGTCCCCTGGGACAGACAGAAACCCCTGGCGCCCGGGGACAAGGCCAAGTTCTCCATCCCACAGATGACCGAGCAGCACGCAGGGCGCTGTTGGTGCTACTATCTCAGGGGAACTCGCTGGTCAGAGCTCAGTGACCCCCTGGAGCTGGTAGTGACAG GATCCCATGGCAAACCGCGCCTCTCAGCCCTGCCGAgccctgtggtgacctcaggAGGGAACGTGACCCTGCAGTGTGGCTCCCGTTGGGGATTTAACAGGTTCCTTCTGACCAAGGAAGGAGAAGACGAGTCCTCTCGGACCCTGGATAGACAGCGGAGCCCCGACGGGCAGACCCAGGCCCTGTTCCCCGTGGGCCCCGTGAGCCCCGGACACGGGTGGACGTTCAGATGCTATGGCTTTAAAAGGGACACCCCCCAGGTGTGGTCGGCCCCCAGCGACCCCCTGGAGCTCCTGGTCCCAG GGCTGTCTGGGAAGCCATCCCTCCTGACCCCGCAGGGCCCTGTCGTCACCTCTGGACAGAACCTGACCCTGCAGTGTCGCTCTGATGTGGGCTACGCAAGATTCGCTCTGTCCAAGGAGGGGGGCCGGGACCTCCCCCAGCGCCCTGCCCGGAGAGCCCAGGGGGGCCTCTCTCAGGCCGACTTCCCCCTGGGCCCGGTGGGCACCGTCCACGGGGGCCGGTACAGATGCTACGGTGGACACGGTCTCTCCTCCGAGTGGTCGGCCCCCAGCGACCCCCTGGAGCTCCTGGTGGCAGGAGAGGGGCCAGCGG GACTGCTCAGAGACAGACCCTCCCTCTCGGCGCGGCCGGGCCCCTCGGTGGCCCCGGGGGAGAGCGTGACCCTGCTGTGTCAGTTGGGAAACAGGACGGACACTTTCCTTCTGTCCCAGGAGGGGGCAGCCCACCGCCCCCTGCGTCTGCACGCCCAGGACCAAGGCGGGCGGTTCCGGGCCGAGTTCTCCTTGAGTCCTGTGAGCTCGGCCCACGGGGGCACCTACAGGTGTTACCGCGCACTCAGCGGAGACTCCTACCTGCTGTCCTGGCCCAGCGAGCCCCTGGCGCTCCTGGTCTCAG ACTACACGGTGCAGAATCTCATCCGGATGGGCCTCGCGGCCTCGGTCCTGCTGCTCCTCGGGGTCCTGCTCTGCCAGGCTCGGCACGACCGTGGAGGAGCCCGAGCCGCGGCCCGGAGCTGA